One Punica granatum isolate Tunisia-2019 chromosome 3, ASM765513v2, whole genome shotgun sequence genomic window carries:
- the LOC116199565 gene encoding protein PGR: MEKRLIQPLVAVSISSSIALRAYKRKSLDSSGALAGFLVMSVHLAAGYRYGAMLLVFFFTSSKLTKVGEVKKRLVDADFKEGGQRNWIQVLSNSGIATILVVVLWRLTNWQDKCLDSKESILITSLIGGVIGHYSCCNGDTWSSELGVLSDSQPRLITTFKPVRKGTNGGVTMTGLIAAAAAGSVIGISFVLFGFATAKCTSEVAVRQLLVIPLSTLAGLGGSVIDSLLGATLQFSGFCTVRNKVVSKPGPMVKKISGLSILDNNAVNLVSVLLTTVLTAAASTYIF, from the exons ATGGAAAAGCGTTTAATTCAACCGCTCGTTGCTGTCTCGATCTCATCCTCAATTGCCCTCAGAGCATACAAAAGGAAGTCCCTTGATTCGTCGGGTGCACTTGCCGGGTTCCTCGTAATGTCCGTCCACCTTGCTGCTGGTTACAG GTATGGAGCGATGCTGTTGGTTTTCTTCTTCACCTCGTCAAAGTTAACAAAGGTCGGAGAGGTGAAGAAGAGACTTGTTGATGCCGATTTCAAGGAGGGCGGACAGCGGAACTG GATACAAGTTCTATCCAATAGCGGCATTGCCACAATTCTGGTGGTTGTTCTGTGGAGATTGACTAATTGGCAGGACAAATGTTTGGACTCAAAAGAATCAATTCTTATCACATCTCTCATCGGTGGTGTCATCGGCCACTACTCTTGCTGTAATGGAGACACCTGGTCTTCGGAGCTCGGGGTACTTAGCGACTCGCAACCCCGATTGATCACTACCTTCAAG CCCGTTAGGAAGGGGACAAATGGTGGAGTAACAATGACAGGATTGATTGCGGCTGCAGCAGCTGGAAGTGTCATCGGGATATCATTTGTTCTCTTTGGTTTCGCCACAGCAAAATGCACAAGTGAGGTGGCTGTGAGGCAACTGTTGGTGATTCCTCTCTCTACTCTAGCAGGACTCGGGGGAAGCGTCATAGATTCCTTGCTCGGAGCCACCCTGCAGTTCAGTGGATTCTGTACAGTCAGAAATAAG GTCGTGTCAAAACCTGGTCCCATGGTAAAGAAGATATCAGGTCTCAGCATCCTCGACAACAATGCGGTGAATCTAGTGTCGGTATTACTGACCACTGTTCTGACTGCGGCCGCCTCCACCTACATATTCTGA